The following is a genomic window from Pseudophryne corroboree isolate aPseCor3 chromosome 3, aPseCor3.hap2, whole genome shotgun sequence.
ttaaaaaaagcggcaaaaaaatagacctgctttttttcaggcgtgtttacatgtgttgcaactaacaaatcactcacacctgaataaggatgcctataaaaggatcttaggcccatttcaatccacctacactcagaaatggcagcaggactgtgggccagtgatattttgtgtgctgtgggattcatcagactcagacatcagcctgtaagtaaccagggccaacaaactgaacatggtcagcaggttgtacaggttccgcggaggctgcgcaggcctcatttttttaggggacgtttaaacttgaacgcattgtccgatgatacggtcatagagatgttccgtctaaatcgtaacaacattttctgtctgtatgaccttgtcaaactgggcctagaccctgagactgcacgctctcgctctgtctcaggcctgcacaaactcctggctgtgttgcaccttatggctactggcagctttcaggctgtgtctggggatgtcataggaatctcacagccctcattttcgagaatattaacacaggtgatgtatacctaactacctcctctgttttttgtttgttttaatttctcggtggccagttctgtcctaaaatctcatgtttaattttctttcaaatatacacacaggtgttggctgttttgcagccccacatcgattcctcaatctgcttccctacccaggagtctcagtggaatgccgtcagggtagatttctatgagctggctggcatgcccaatgtgctgggagccatagattgcacacacattcagctgagaccacttaggggcaggcagcacatctatactaatcgacatctagagcactccacaaatgtgcaggtggtttgtgatgcaaatctcaaaataatgagtgttgttgctggttaccctgggggctgccatgactccttcatcctcagtcagtcatccctctttgataagtttgaggatggacaaatgccagatgggtggctgctgggtatgtaatttgatatgtgtaggcctgcgtctactttgtccaaatacaggggcagatgtattaacctggagaaggcataaggaagtgataaaccagtgatatgtgcaaggtgataaaggcaccagccaatcagctccaatatgtaaattatcatttagggacagattgcccgctgcctttattaccttgcacatatcactggtttatcacttccttatgccttctccaggttaatacatctgccccacagtgtgttacttatgtgttgctgtatcttaacatgaatcacattactatatctgtcttttaggtgatggaggatatggctgtttctcttggcttctaactccattgtcccgacctgatacccctgctgaacacaattacaattatgcacataagtccacgtggaatgtgatagaaagatgttttggtgtgctgaaatctaggtttcggtgtctggataagtctggtggccttttgttgtatagtcccttgaaggtgactcaaattgtgttctgctgctgctttcttcataacatgtgcttgcaacaacatctgccacatgttgaggaggaggatgaagaaagcatccagcaagcagaggaattagagacatctggtgatacttggagtacagatgtagggaggcaggttaggcaagacctcataaatcgttatttttaaggtaagttttgtttgcttctttcatttgttgtgtaaggctaaatatatgttgccccatttttcaattaaaaaccattactcagaatgtgtctgtctccttgagacatacaaacataccctcgctttatgctatacaaatgtagcatgtgtattgtgtttatttaaaaactcaaaacaacagattatgagttgtatgcatgaagtctgaataagtgttaataaacttggattgaaaacttattacaagcacacataatccacatagtaatttattttgtattttactttatgattgtgtgtgtaacgtcctaatgcacaggttctcaaactcggccctcaggaccccacacagtgcatgttttgcaggtaacccagtagaagcacaggtgtatgaattactcacagacacattttaaaaggttcataggtggagctaattatgtcacttgtgattctgtgaggagacctgcaaaacatgcactgtgtggggtcctgaggcccgagtttgagaacatgtgtcctaattaaacagtcctccacatataatatgttagccttgaggaatacatgtgtccctatgtgtgatgctccatcatatttaagggacacaaacttagtctcatccaaaataatttatttcgtaatgtttgctgcagtaaacttgctgatttgtaagtaaatacacagtttgccacatatatacattattatacacattatttgtgggGGGTTTTTAAAATtcaaatttctttgtttctgcatcatgtgtaagaaactgattactcatttttaacacacacaaacatggcccaacaataatgacattcattttggcactgaattatctaaattcaatcacaacatattaaaaccATTTTAGCCAACTcagttgtgttattcttgtaatgttgtatagagaagaaaggtaaaatagttaacaatcacattgtaatttgtattggctgcagaatataagattgattggaatctagaaagagtaatgattagaaaaaaatcaagtggtctggttactgtatgctaaagacattggccctcattccgagttgttcgctcgctagctgcttttagcagcattgcacacgctaagccgccgccctctgggagtgtatcttagcatagcagaattgcgaacgaaagattagcagaattgcgaatagaaatttcttagcagtttctgagtagctccagacttactcctacattgcgatcagttcagtcagtttcgttcctggtttgacgtcataaacacacccagcgttcggccagacactcccccgtttctccagccactcccgcgtttttccctgaaacgcctgcgtttttcagcacactcccagaaaacgtccagtttccgcccagaaacacccacttcctgtcaatcacactccgatcagcaaaacgatgaaaaaactttgttacgccgtgagtaaaataccaaacttttcagctaatttacttggcgcaggcgcactgcgtacattgcgcatgcgcagtttgcgactaatcgctccgtagcaaaaaaatataacgagcaaacaactcggaatgacccccattctgcctggctgccaattattgtgtctgcaggatatgagaatgattggaatctagaaagagtaatgattagaaaaaaatcaagtagtctggttacttcctgctaacatctatgtgcagctcaaacaacatttccctcctccaaaaaaattcaaagatgataaagaataaatgtgcgtacaaatttcctgttgttgtttgtaccacttacaattaatgatgttgtacaaattgacaaggagctaagtgttatatctattttgacaaacatacacttactaagtattttgatttacttctctgaaattaaaaatgtgaggtttatttgttaatttttttttgggtggctgcttgtcctgccctttgcctttaccactgtcatgttggcgtgctctggtggagcgtcttggtggtgatgacactggcgtgatatttggagtagtcgtaccagcagagccggccataggcataggcaaactaggcaattgcctagggcatttgatatgcctaggggcatcagcagcttctgctgattaaaatggtatgcagcatgcctatattctgtgtgtagcatttcgtatgcagatacagccacagtctcacacagtatataggtatgctgcatatcattttaatcagcagaagctgcttgtgcatcctagccacatagcaatgcaaataagatgcattttcataaaaaaacaaggtgcccgacgttagcactgaggcaagatttatgaggacacatctgtatccaagcagaggcatagGTCACAGTGtttgtggcagtgtgagtgctgtgtgcatgtgagtgggttggttgtgcaatagtgttcagaatatgtgtaaggagcattatgtgtgtcatgtaaaaatgcattaataatgtgcaacatatgtgtaaggggcactgtgtgtgtcattatgtgtataagggcattaataatgtgcgccatatgtgtaacagggtactactgtatgtgtgtcattatgtgtataggggcactaataatgtgcagcaaatgtgtagggggcactatgtgtgtcattatgtgtataagggcattaataatgtgcggcatatgtgtaagggacattatgtgtaaaagggcattaataaaggttgtcataatgtgtaaggggcattactgtgtggaattatgtgtataaatgcattactaatgtgtggtattatgtgtataaggtgctctactatgtgtcattgcgtatagaaagggcattactgtgtggtctaatgtgaataaagaacaatatggtgtggtgtaatgtgaataaggagcaattcagtgtgatgtaatgtgaataaggggctttaccgtgaggagtaacgtttataagttaaagtgatactactgtgtgatttaatatgaattatggacactatcgcatgatcaaatgtgaataaaattgcagtactgtgtggcgtaattggaattgggggtactattgtgtggccatgccccttgccagcaaaaacacacccctttttgggctgtgcgccaaatgtccgaactgttcctatttaaaatatagggggtacaaataccaaaataaggactgatataggtgaggggtgatggtgctgggaaagaggtgcaaggtcagaggtggaaccagcgatggtgctagggggcaccagccaaaatcttgcctagggcatcatattggtcagggccggctctgcgtaccagaactgctgcttgtttgctgttggtgcatggatctgagtgtttcattcaggttagtgagggtggcattaagttcacgtgtagcagcattttgattgtctacaattcggaataaactttcatgaatcttgattgttttgaaaaatgttcatataactttgctgttgtctgtgctgttcttccattagtctgtgctgttcttccattatgcgctgtaagttgcccatgacctgtgtaatgtctgcacgcatgagttccatggtattgccaattctggtggtttgttcattttgtctactcatatttctggttattcttctgaggtgacatggtaggcttgcaaacatttgtgtctgcctacgcaggcaatcttcattagtggcctgctgtctagcccaaatgttccaaaacacgtgatcagggccttgtgttactggtgttgttgggctgtgttgtggtggtggtgtgctttgctgtggtggtgtactcacaggtgctgggggtctgattccttggcttaatggctgcatttctaacatgattgtctcatccatgtcactgtgttgctgttgttgcggagggatgctgttaccaggactagaagctgaaatttagaaaaattatccgttagctatccatatgtttgataaattataactaatcactacacatggaacacatgtcattgactgttgctttcagatatcctgcctagcaacatcatcactcataacttaaatacatacatatgcctgtttgtggcaaatgtgtctggttacttcattgtgaaagcaaacacattagttttattgtagatcagacatactccaccataaaaacacattgtaatcgataatgtgttaccttatagctttttaaaaacaaacatagtaatgtttttatatgtatttggcaatgttaggtcaaacacacatgtgaaaatttgttaaacaaccttactattttccaaaattaaacatgagtttctgttgcagcatcttacacacaatgtgctactgtatggctgaagtggacatacatatctttacaggatgtggacaaggccattttgctaggattccatttcatgttttactgacttcggtaagtatatcagattttgatgtgttttgacttaatgcgtttaagtaaaagttttattacgatctgaaatttattaaatttctttcagtttgatactcacaatcaagatgaggggagtgtggttcacatcttgaaggtgtgtccaaaatttggagtggggggacccaacatactgtcgataatcttcgtggcggggtagcctgctgtggttggccctggacatcagaccttgctttctttgctgccacatgttttttttggtggtgtgttacagaagtccgacttctgctgctccagacttctttggatggacctagtattgaaagttaaatttggttatggccattcctttacaaacatacactatactacaatggacactttacctgcttccgcagcgtcatcatcatcagatgtcatgggagttactgtaggacgaccagtactgcttttttccaacactgtaaaaccaaaataaaaactcatgtattcatgctattgttgatccaTCCAccaattatgcttataaacattaattctttaaaaaatgcttgttttatttaaaaaaaacccataaggaccgtaaaccaaaaaaccactacataaaaaataaacattgtccaatagccatatgcactatggaaaatgcaacaaaggaaaacatgtacaggacacagacataggacacaagtaaaaatacatacactaacaaccaaaaacacacacatcttcattttgtaatgaaaggaaaaaatttacagatgcaatatagaaattgctctgtgatgtggcactccaaacacacattaccactatatgagccaaacaaaaacaacccccccccccccaaaaaaaaaaaataatatatatatttttttaaattagactgcagtgttgtgtcagggtacaaatacagactcaaactgaacaaacaaatagtgttttttttattttttattattacattcagtaataatgacattacacatgtaagtggtttccaaaccactttccactactccagcctctaacatgacaaccactgtttttgcaacattgcacatggataacctaaatataaaacatagtccaaattaaaaacttaaaaatgtgcaaaaggaaaacattattgctggacaattcaatgacacaccaagtccaaactacacatggaaaatatacagaaa
Proteins encoded in this region:
- the LOC135057718 gene encoding uncharacterized protein LOC135057718, whose product is MTSDDDDAAEAGPSKEVWSSRSRTSVTHHQKKHVAAKKARSDVQGQPQQATPPRRLSTVCWVPPLQILDTPSRCEPHSPHLDSSSPGNSIPPQQQQHSDMDETIMLEMQPLSQGIRPPAPVSTPPQQSTPPPQHSPTTPVTQGPDHVFWNIWARQQATNEDCLRRQTQMFASLPCHLRRITRNMSRQNEQTTRIGNTMELMRADITQVMGNLQRIMEEQHRLMEEQHRQQQSYMNIFQNNQDS